tataaataacttttaatgcgttttaatttaataattataataataattgtaggTATGGCAAGAGCATCGTTTCTATATTAAAaccatatacatatagatgaGTTATGTCTTCTGTAAGAATCGCTGCTAATGCAAAGTGAGTGATTTTtgttatattaaatattattttttcccAAAGTAATTATTTACGTGTCCTCGGAGAGATACCCGAAACAATTCATTTGCTATACTCACCAACCCTTTTCGAggttcaaataaatatatataatatcaattagtttttaagtcTCAGCTTAAATGTTGATAAGTTAATTGTCGGGGCTGTCACGTATCACCCATGTATTGACGAAAATGACTTATCTCTGGAAAGTCACAAACACTTATTGTGATAAAGTATTTACTTGTTTGTTACACGTTTAAcaaaaatcttatttattagTTATATCGTTGAAAGATTAATTCTAAAATTGCTTGGAGTAAAAACCAgttttcacattttttattaattataatcgaTGATATAGTTGCACTTAATACGAATAGTCGAGACGCCAGCCTTTTAATCCCTTAAACTATCTTTTAAAGTTTACCTCATAATCCTGTCTAGAATCCTCCGACGTTCAGCCTCGAcactgagaataattatcccatttaaatattaaaatcacttaATCAAAGTGAAGTAATACACTTAGAGGTTACGCTGATTAATCTCATCGCGATTAACATTCGCGTCGATAAGGATTATGTTCCCTGTATCATTTCAAGCAGGGTCAGATGTGAGATGTTATAGATTCTCCTAAGTCGTATGATCGACCTTggattcgaaaataaaaaaaccgaTGATCAAGGAGAGCCAATCGATCAAACCCGAGAGCACAAGTCCAGCTGTTCACAAGCGAATACTGGACGAGTGCCCAAACCCATATACAAAGTCCCACATTTACACCCTCGCTTATATCGGCAATAAAACCATAACAACGCCCCCTCGACAATTCCGTCCACTGCAACAGCCATCAGCCAGCAAATCAAGTCCCCATACAGTCGGCTAATGAAATCAGCAAATCAAATAGCCGCGGCCCAGGCCCGACACTTTTACGCGTCGTATACTTACCTCTCCGCCGAGTGCATAAAAGAAGTATCGAGCGAACGAGCCCTTATGAAGCCTCTCTCGAGAGGACCGCGGCACGAGGTCCTATAAAAAGCTCGTAAGTACGCGCCGCGAAATCCGGCGTCTGCTTTTATGTGGTGCGGTGCCGTAAAGCCAAGAAGCGAGCGTAATGTATAAGGCTCACCCATACGCGCTGCATCGCGCGCTTTCATACGTGCAGCCGCGAGAAGTCCGTCTTTGTATACGTGTCTATGCACAGCAGGAGTGTATAGGGCAAGTCGAGAGAAACTCGAGGGCTCGCGCAGTCTGCAGCTGACAGATTCGCTGCGCTGCGTCGGTCTCTGGCCGAGACGTATAAGGGCGACGGAGTTAAGTGGTCTCGAGGAAGATTGAATCGGAGAAGAATTGCCATGCTGATGGGATTTTATGTACCGGATTAATTAAGATGCGACGACGAGAGCTTGTGTACAATGAAGatgatcaaattttttttttaagttttctaTATGTATTAATTGGATTAAATAACGAGGCTCCTTTTGAGGAGGGTTACCTCATTATTACGCGTTCGACGCTTCTGGAAACGGGATATTTTTTACAAGGACCGATCAATCGTTGCTCAGCGATAATAGCCACTAGAGATAATGTGTTTATAACAGTCGTAggatttgtaaaaattttgtttattggcgCTAATTATCAGCTGAAAACCACTTGAGAAACGCACTCCACCGCCGTGCAAATAACCGGCAGAAATCATACGAAAAATTCTCGTATCGTTCCTCTTATACACTGTCAATCACACGTCTCGATAAACAAGGCCGTAAAAAAGGAGATCTGCATCGCGATGCACTTTATTTCATTATGGCCAATTTTACACAGATCGTAGATAttgagtattttattattcacttGGAGACCAGGTACTCGTTCGTTGAAGATAAGACCTTATACAATGATACTGCTCCTGACATATCACTTCGGctaaaaaacatattttcagCCAGAAATTCAAGTGTCGTTGACAGTGAAATTCCCGTGGCTCATCTCGTGATATTCCTCAGCTGTCCTTCGAATAGTCCTGTAGGAAACCTCGAAAATCCAAATGCACAATAGcaggataattttcaagcgaCACGGACTAGTCGGCGGAACATCTCTGCACGCATCAAATCCAATCGGCGAAAGAGCTTGCGAGAGCTACTAGTCGTTAAGCGCCGGAAAAGTCTCGTACGCGCAAGCACAGCTCGCATCCgagacacgcgcgcgagtgcatTTAAGGACGAAACTTTGCGCCCGGGACATCCTTGGACTAACTGATcgcgagcagcagcaacagcactTGGCCCTAAACAGCCCGGGACGAGGATGTTGTTCGCCGAGAACTTGAGCCGAGAGTCGTATATTCTTAATTAAACTGGCTGCCggtgtgtcgcgcgcgcggattaaACTTCCGAATGGCTTTTTACGGCGGAgcggatttttaattttgcgaGAGAGCAAGTTTGCGCGGCTATTAATCGAGGAAAGCCGCCTGCGGTTGggatgaatttttgaaaatgtttttgaataatacgCCGAGAGGGATATGGAGTTTGGAATGGACTTGTTAAATTTATACGAATTGGATACGGGCTTATACTCGCCGTCTGCGCGAGTTTAACTGGCGTGTTTAGAGCTGACTGTGTCCTAAAATCGTAAAACTCTTTTAGTGCGGACCGGAGTTTCTTAAACTTGTTAAATTGATCTTGTTTTCTCGGAGTATAAAAAGACGAACTTCTTTTGCCTATTTCGCGAGATTGCTGCCTTCCGCATTATGACAAGCGCAAACCAAAATTATTGTCTCTCCTCTAATGGAATGAGATAGTTGCGAGTTTACGGCACTATTCAATTTGAGAAATGCATACTTCATGCCTTCGGAATATTCTCGACGACTTTCGTGAAAAATATCACGAAATCGCCGTGAGGTCAACACCCGCGAAGCTCGTGTGCCCACTCGAAATTTACCGCGTCAACAACAGCTATCTCCTCGGGCCGGCGAGTTTTTCCATAAGCTCCGCTCACGTGTGCGGCGAGAGGCTCGTTCGCACGTCGTCGACGGCTGGTAACGTAGCCGCAGATAAAGGCCAATGTCATGATTCCGTCGGTGGGGCAGTTCAGATAGCGATCTCCCAATGTTCGAGATTTTTCGCGCTCGATTGTCTCTTATCTGGCTGGACTGGCGGCTATCGACTCGAGTGTATATAAACCCGACCGCGAAGGTGTTGGATCATTCGAATCAACTGCTTCGAACTGAGAGGACATACCAAGAGACTTGAGACAAGTCGCAACGCTAGAGAGATATTCGACGAGCGAAATCGGGAGTAACGAAGATTTTTTTAGAGAAAACTTACAGTGAATATTTGATAAAGCAAAAATGAGGACCCTGTTTGTCGTGGCTTTGGCGATCACCGCTGCTGCAGGTAATTACAcgttatttaattattctatGCTAATGAGATTTCACTTGCCATATTCGGGATGAATTAACATATTTTGATTGATCGATTTTAGCGGAAAACTTCTGCACGCCGGGATCATATTTTAAAAAGGACTGTAACATGTGTTCCTGCTCGATGGATGGAAAGACAGCAGCCTGTACCGACATGCTTTGTCCTAATGAAATGAAGAACTATGCTGGCGTTGAAAACGGTAAGTTATCTCATTGAATTATTGTTACGTCCTAAATTGCATAATGACTATAAAGAGTCTAATGATTACAATAAATTTGCACTTGTAGAGCGATTCTGTGAACCTGGGAAGAAATTCAAACTGGACGACCTCAGCACTTGCATCTGCACTGCTGACGGAACCAAGGCTGAATGCACTTTGGGAGTCGTTCCCTTGTTTGGAAAGATGATCTCCAGTGGACAGAGTCAATACTGCACACCTGGAAAGATGTTCAGTCCTGACAACTGCAACATATGCAAATGCAGTGCCGATGGATTGAAGGCCATGTGCACATTAAAGCTCTGCTCGGACGACAACGTTCTTGACGTCAAGAAAACTGAGTACTCATCGATCAAACAAGTTTGCGAGCCCTTGACGCAGTTTAAGGACTACTGCAACACTTGCTTCTGCTCGAACGATGGCCTGTCCTTTGCTTGCACCAGAATGATGTGCGACCATGCGATCTGGAACAAGGACGGCAGCATGAAGATCGTTGCTACCACCTACCAGAACCAGAAGAAAGTCTGCCAGGCAGGATCTCGATTCAACGACTACTGCAACACCTGCTTCTGCAACAACGATGGTACAGACTTTGCCTGCACTCGTATGCACTGCGACGAAAACATCTGGAACAAGGACGGCAGCATGAAGGTTCTCGCTACCACCTACGACAACCAGAAGAAAGTCTGCCAGGCTGGAACTAAATTCAGTGACTACTGCAACACCTGCTTCTGCAACGAAGACGGCACATCCTTCGCCTGCACTAGAATGATGTGCGACAAAAATCTCTGGAACAAAGACGGCAGCCTTAAGAACCAGGCTGTTGAACCACGAGTCTGCGAACCCAACACCCATTTCATGGACTATTGCAACATCTGCGCCTGCTCTGAGGATGGAACCACCTATGGCTGCACCATGATGAACTGCGACCAAAACGTATGGAACAAGGACGGCAGCCGCAAGGACGTATTGGACATTAAGACCCGAGTCTGCGAACCCAACACCCATTTCAATGAATACTGCAACACCTGCGCCTGCTCAGCTGATGGCATGAACAAAGCCTGCACCATGATGAATTGCGATTTGAGCATCTGGAACAAGGACGGCAGCCGCAAGGACGTATTGGACGTTGAACCAAGAGTCTGCCAACCAAACACCCAATTCAAAGAGTACTGCAACACTTGCGCCTGCTCAGCTGATGGCACTAACAAAGCCTGCACCATGATGGACTGCGATTTGGACATGTGGAACAAGGACGGCAGCCGCAAGGACGTATTGGACAACAAACACGCTTCCGGTgagtcttttattattttggaaTGAAGTCCGAATATTGAATTTCCTTGGAAGTCTAGAACAGCTTGATAATTTAACGAAATTATTGCTCTAGATAAAGTTTGCCAGCCCGGAAAGGCCTTCAGTCCGGACGGCTGCAACACATGTGTCTGCAATGAATACGGAACCCAGTTAGCGTGCACTTCCAAACTTTGCATGACAACTCTTAAACAGGCTTACGGAGTTGATGAAGCAAGAGAATGGGGACGTAAGTATCTATACAATGCCTTATTAATATTCAAATAGATATGTGATTCGGAACTTTTAGTTGAATTAACTTTCGCACCATATAACGCGGAATATTAAACTACTCGCTGATTTACACTTGTACCGCAACGCGATAAAGACTATCGAGAcgctaattttaattttaattaaacgatAATATTCAGCTCGATAACGTATCATGTTTTTTCCTTGCAGCTGTCTACAAACAGGGAGACGCCTGCACACCCGGCAAATCTTTCTACAGCGAGTGCAACCGATGTGTCTGCCTGGAAACTGGCAACCACGCCTTCTGCACACTAATGGACTGCGCAGCCCTCGCCTAAGTAAATTTAAGATTCTTCTCACTCTTTTGTTATACAAGAGAGCGCGAATTGGATATTTTTCATGTACTTGTGTTTATCAAGTATATTTTGAAGACTTTAACCCTCCGATGATattattttaacgatattcGTTACTAGATAGAAGATACCAGTGATTGATATTAATTACTCTAACAAATTACTAATGATAGTCGCATGAATGGAGAATGGGTGTGTTAAGGATagtattatgtaaataatGTGAATTGTAATGGTGATTTAGAAACCTTATTCAAAttctatataataaatatttatttttaactaaaatttCTCTCTTGTTTCTCAAACATTTCCTAAAATTCCAATCCCAAAAGAAATCCCTCCGATATTACCCAATCGAAGACGAATCCGCCGGGAATAAATCAGgagctcgcgagagagcaCTTAAAATTTCGCGAGTAGCTTCCCCTAAAAATGGCCAACGAGTGAATAAATCAATATCGATGGAAAGCAGGGCGCGCGCGTGTGGCTGACAGCTCAGTCAGTGTAAGATAAGGACTGCAGCAGCCCTTTCGCGACATCATCGGCTCTGCTGCATTGGATGCTGCCGGCGCCCCAGCGTGTTAACTTTCTTTTATCGCCTCGACACTTTTTCGCTGCGCCGTCGGGTGAAGGATTGCCCTGTCGATTCTCGCCGGTCGAAGcctgttatatatatatatatatatatatatatatatatatatatatatatatatatatatatatatatatatatatatatatatatatatatatatatcgatcgGCTGTGCGCATATATGTACCCATGCCGGCAAAAAACTGACTAGCGAGTCAGCTTCAGGGAAGATtcacataaatatttttccagCCGTGTGCTTAACGCATATAGACGGGCAAAAAGTTGCGGACAAGGGGATGAAATTGAATATTTCGGCGAATAGCGTATGTATTACACTATACGAGAGAGGACAAACTCCATATGTGTGCGTAATGCGCTTAATCTAGCGGTCGCAATGAAACGTTAATACAATCGAATGGCGGTGGCAACAGCCTGTAAATTAAAAAGCCCGAGACTTCGTTAGGATAGTAATCCAATATGCGAAGCGATCGATATGGCTGCCGCtgcatatgtgtgtgtatgcatatGGGGAAGAGTTCGCGGAACCGCAGGCatattatgtaaatataaagTGGCACACGTAACCGTGTAAATTCGTGCGTTTACCATTACGGCGTTTTGGCTTTTAGCATCTACCTCTGCGTCGTCCTCTTTTGGGTGTATAAACGTGAGTATTGAATGTACATGTACGTTATATGTATGGTGCGAGCGAGGTCATGTAAATACGATGTAAAATTTGGAATTTCGAGATTAAAGCTGACGTACGCGCGCGTCTAGAATTTTCGAGATTTAAGGACGGTACTTAATGGATTCACTGACCTACATAGCCTCATAATCTGCACATTTGCTCGATTTATCCTCTGGATGTATGGATAATACAGTAAAGTTCGAAATTTCTTGTGTTCTCAAGTATTAATAAGAATGTTGGACATcgttaatttatcaaaaatcgtACGTCAAAATTTCAATATCGCGGTTAGACATGCCGGCCAAACTCTAATTAAAGTCAAACACTGGAATTCCACAGACTCACGTCGTTCGAAGCCGACAAGCTTCGTTCGTGggagtatattatataacaGCGTTTCAAGACCCGTTGCTATTAAGAACGTATTTCAGGGATGAGCATTCAGTGGGCTCTTAACCAAGTTTCTTGTTCCAGTCGTATCAAAAAGAAAGGTACTAACCGATTCtcataactaattttttattaaaaatcttcattattttcattatagtTTGTTACCTTATACGAGAAAATTGCGCTTAACTGGAAGGATATAACTGATCCGTACGAACAATCGATTTTAgaagaattttcaaagttgGGAAGACTAAAAGCCGTGTTTTATTTCGGTCAAAAACCTTTTTCCTTCattgtttcaataatttttacattttgctaacaatttaaaatttggtgacagtctttctttttcatatcccttattgaaatattcattaaTCGTTTGCCTTTTTCATTTCTTAAGTGGTTGGACAACGTTTTAAGTATCGGTTATTTTTTTACGGTTTTTTAATGGCGGTTGGTCAACCGCtgatgatatttttaaatcgcaaaaaaaaactaaaaatacgTTATAGTTACTGGtctgtatatttataaatgcaaCAGCTACAAGAAACGTactaaaaacaataaaacgtTATCGACCACTGATagtatttttgttatttaatatATTAGCACGAAATGTTTGACGCGTTGCGTGAAATATTAATGTCAATCGACACGTTAATTACTCATAATTATGCTTTTATCTTCCGTAGCATGAATAATTGATTTGATATAATGTGTCTATTAATGCACTATAGTCTTTAAGGACGCGGCGATTTGGAACAGCGCTTAACGCTTTTGTTGCTATGAACATGTTTCTATAAAGTCCATGCCATATTATCAGACTATATTATATGGCAATAAAACGTAGTTGcgcaattatttaatttgtcATTAAGAGGTGCGGTTGCGTCCCCACGGTATGCATTACGTTTTATTTACgtaaactaaataaatattaactttcTTCGAAAAGGACCACAGGCCAACAGATTGAAAAAAGCTTGACAGACCATCAAGAGTATAGTGCTAAGTGCAAATCAAAATGAACAAAAAAGAGGTGGACAAGGCTTTCAATGACTCGTGGCTTCAGATCAACAAGGAACTCAACGTTTTCAATGGACTATGGCCAAATAGACCCAATGGAGACAAAATTTTCCGACGCTTTATCGTGCTCACAGTTTTGATAACCGTAACTTTGCCTCACGTAAGTCGTGTTGTGAAACctttgtttttcaatttttgaagaattaaaaattatacttatatataaggTTCTCGGAATTGTCATGCAATGTGGAAGTAATATGGCTTTGTGCGGAGAGAACGTTTGCGGATTTTGCTATTGCAGCGGGGTCATCGCCAAGTTTATCGTTCCAATCGTATCGAAAAAAAAGGTACTAGATTCGATATTGAgaactaaattttcataaaaaattgttattattattattatagttcGTTACCTTATACGAGAAAATTGCGCTTAACTGGAAGGATATAACTGATCCGTACGAACAATCGATTTTAgaagaattttcaaagttgGGAAGATTAAAAACTTGGTTCTATTTCGGTAAAAAGCATTTTTCCTTCattgtttcaataatttttacatattgcTAATAGCGAGCATCATTGCTTAGTTTATTGCATAGTGGCTGGTTTTGCCTTTTGCCAGATGACCGCGTTACCAGCGCTGATGGACATCATTCAACCCCTAAACGAATCACGACCAAAAATTTTAGTGACAAAAGCTGAATACCCTTTTAATCCCTTCGATTATTATTACGAGCTTTACTTCATCTATTGTACAGCAGCTGTTGTAAGTGTCAGTGTACTTGTATCGACTGATTCAACGTACTCGGTGATCATACATCAAAGTTTAGGAATATTCTCAATCGTCAAGTAAGGTTTCAGTAATCTAGCAATGCAATTTCAAactattatcattattatttagtTCTAGGATAGATTTTTTGTCaccaatatttattaaatcaactaatttttattagaaacaaaaaaaaaacagaaacatACTAGTTCACAACTATTTGCATTTCAGACTAGATACATTTATTGTAAGTTGGATGTCTTAATGTTTCCAGTCATAGACTGCAGAAGGCAGCACAGCATAAAAATCCAGATGAATCGTACAGAGTGATGGTTTCAGCAATTAAATTACACAAATCCGCGCTACAGTTAAGTAGATATTTAAGTTAATTTTCGAGTCACGAATGGAGAATAAGTAGGATGTCAATAACATATGAATTTGAACGACAGGTTTCTTGAACTAATCGAATCCACCTATCAAAGTGTTTTTTTGATGTTTATATTCGTAACAGTCGCATTTCTAAGCTTTGGCTCGCTCATCGTAAGTACTTATTCCAGCTATAGTTCGCTTTTTATATCCAAAAATCAAAACACTgatattgattaattttaagatAGTCGAACACTCGGAGGAAATCATTGATTTGATAAGAATGACAATGATGGAATTGGGTGCGATGATTCACATATTTTTCATAAGCTGGCCAGGACAATTAGTAATTGATCATAGCGAGAATTTGTTCTTATCGACGTAATTATCGTGAATTGATTGGGATAAAATATGACGAACAGATTAAGAATATCACGAATtaaatattcatcattttTCTAGATATACAACTAAATGGTACAACATGTCCATGAAAGGAAAAATACTGTTACAATTTATGATGATGCGATGCTTTAAGCCCAGCTTTTTAACAGCTGGAGGATTTTATATTATGAACTTCGAAAATTATGGATCAGTAACTATTACATTTCAACTAATCTGGTGACAGATAAACTTCAAGTTATTTGAATAGAATCAAAACATTAAATCTTCTTTTCAGATAGTAAAGACAACTTTGTCGTACGTGACGGTCGCTCTATCTTTTCATTAGTACGTCTCGACTCTGTAAAGGCAATAtcatgattaaaaataataaatttaaaatttgaaaaaaaaaaaattatggaaTGGTTACCTAGTATCCCAATCTggttatttatattattaacaaCGAAAAATAGACCgaagtattttataatttgacATCACACTTTTCACGCGTTTTATggagatttttaaaaatattttaactcgataaaataaatgaaatgcatttgtaaaaatattaaatacttgCAGCGTGTTGCATGCGTAGTTTTTTCACATAGAATAACTGACTTCTACCTTCCATCGCCCGCGGAGCACTAGTGGATCGATTCTGTGCATCGCCCATGTCTAGATTGTAAATAATGCATGCATCGTACATATAATTATTGACACGTGCGATTATTGCAATTATcgtgattattatatattattatgaaaaaatgatGAATATGAATATTAGAGGGACTATTAGACggaaatatttaattaaatataatatattaaaaatttggtaCGTTTTATCTGACCTATATCCGCGTTAAGTCCTAATTTCCAGCGCAAAccatcctctctttctctccattACCTGTAAAAACGAAACGCCAGGAATATAAGGCCGCAGGCTAGCagcaatattttgaaaatcaaccCCACCGTCCGTTCTCTACGTCGTATAAAACCATAAGCCAGAAGACAATATACCGTCGGTGATCCGCGGTGTCAAGTAACTCGATGGCAAAACTAGCTATCCCTCGACGAAAGGGTTGGGAGATAGATAGCAGCAGAATAAAcagaaaggagaaaaaaaacgttaaatCGAGGAAGGGCTCGTGCCTCGGGGCCGAAGTTGAAGTGGACAGGGGAAACTTTCTGCTGTACTGTATCATGGCATACGTTCGCTCGACAAGGCCAAGCTCCCGCAGTCGCTCCAGATTTTCACGAATGGTGAGTAAAAGCTTCCAGTGCACTGACCCTGCGGAGGAATATGTTCTTTATGTCAAAGGTAGCTGGCTACTGtggttatttaaaaaattttcaatttcgttgAGCGCgtactttttctatttttgaaaCTACTCGAAAGCTCTCGATAAATCAGAATTAACGGTTCAAACCTGTTGCGTTTCACGTTCGAAGTCAATGAAAAGTCGACAACGTCGTTTCCGTATGGCTTAAAAAAAGCACGACTAAACTAGCTTCGCACCAGCCTCATTATTCAAACTTGTCGCGGGAGAGCATCAAGGG
The sequence above is a segment of the Nasonia vitripennis strain AsymCx chromosome 3, Nvit_psr_1.1, whole genome shotgun sequence genome. Coding sequences within it:
- the LOC100678556 gene encoding laminin-like protein epi-1, translated to MRTLFVVALAITAAAAENFCTPGSYFKKDCNMCSCSMDGKTAACTDMLCPNEMKNYAGVENERFCEPGKKFKLDDLSTCICTADGTKAECTLGVVPLFGKMISSGQSQYCTPGKMFSPDNCNICKCSADGLKAMCTLKLCSDDNVLDVKKTEYSSIKQVCEPLTQFKDYCNTCFCSNDGLSFACTRMMCDHAIWNKDGSMKIVATTYQNQKKVCQAGSRFNDYCNTCFCNNDGTDFACTRMHCDENIWNKDGSMKVLATTYDNQKKVCQAGTKFSDYCNTCFCNEDGTSFACTRMMCDKNLWNKDGSLKNQAVEPRVCEPNTHFMDYCNICACSEDGTTYGCTMMNCDQNVWNKDGSRKDVLDIKTRVCEPNTHFNEYCNTCACSADGMNKACTMMNCDLSIWNKDGSRKDVLDVEPRVCQPNTQFKEYCNTCACSADGTNKACTMMDCDLDMWNKDGSRKDVLDNKHASDKVCQPGKAFSPDGCNTCVCNEYGTQLACTSKLCMTTLKQAYGVDEAREWGPVYKQGDACTPGKSFYSECNRCVCLETGNHAFCTLMDCAALA
- the Or153 gene encoding odorant receptor 153, producing MNKKEVDKAFNDSWLQINKELNVFNGLWPNRPNGDKIFRRFIVLTVLITVTLPHVLGIVMQCGSNMALCGENVCGFCYCSGVIAKFIVPIVSKKKFVTLYEKIALNWKDITDPYEQSILEEFSKLGRLKTWFYFVYCIVAGFAFCQMTALPALMDIIQPLNESRPKILVTKAEYPFNPFDYYYELYFIYCTAAVVSVSVLVSTDSTYSVIIHQSLGIFSIVNHRLQKAAQHKNPDESYRVMVSAIKLHKSALQFLELIESTYQSVFLMFIFVTVAFLSFGSLIIVEHSEEIIDLIRMTMMELGAMIHIFFISWPGQLVIDHSENLFLSTYTTKWYNMSMKGKILLQFMMMRCFKPSFLTAGGFYIMNFENYGSIVKTTLSYVTVALSFH